Below is a window of Perca flavescens isolate YP-PL-M2 chromosome 12, PFLA_1.0, whole genome shotgun sequence DNA.
TATAGTAACTTTTACAGCCTCGTAATATGAAAGCTTTTTGTGGTGTAGACTCTTGGGCCCTGTACTTGGTCAGGAGGTGAATCAGGAGATAATGTAAAGTTATCACAATGTCATTTACAATGGTAAATGTCtaaaaaccttaaaaaacaacttaaaaacaaaGCATTCCACACTCAATATCAAATCATAAATTGGCAGTTCAACAGATCcttgaaaatgtttttccaaATTCATCGCAAGGGTCTAACTAACAAAAATagtcaatttgttttttaattctaATTAAAGATTTTTTGTGGGTGTTAATATCCATAATAGGCAGAGCTGGGAAGTAACTGGGAAGTACTGTtctcaagtagatttttcagatatttttactttactgtttatttttgctccttaaattttttaaataaatatcggTAGCTACTTTCTACTCtacttacattttacaaaattttttacaaataatttcAGTGGAGTTACCGCTATTATGTTTTGcgtcatcaataccgaattcagtctaattggatgggaatatacgTTGCAGCGAATGAATGCCGCCAAATCTGTCAAGTTGTCTTGTAGTGGTGCGTCAAGACCACTACAAGACGACTCAACAGATTTGGCGAAATTCATTCGCGGCAAATCATTGTGGCTTGATggcggtaacgttagcacataGTAGAATGGACGGCAACatgattgaaaatgaagaaaacggagatcccagagattcggcatattttatccttttttttctttccagaaaccatatttgatcacacacacatacacatagattcctttaaatgttaaggggaagattacaaaagagaaactggatctgtgaattctcacagaatcacaattgaattcatatcttgctactcagtcagaatctaattaacctggagtcccagtctccgtcacaataatcatatatgtgatgtatatagacatccatttaaaatgtagacaATGGCATAAAAAgagtccactgaagtttctcagcttgcactctagtaacatttgtgtggtccaggtagctttgcataaaaaatggttgtcattcgcaaggctacttttacttttatactttaagtaaatttccaagcctgtactttgttacttttacttgagtaaagaagttaaatcagtacttctacttttaccagagtattttttaacacaagtatatgtacttctacttgagtacgggaagtgagtacttttgccatctctgataGTAGGTGAGCAATGTTGGACTTGCAGCCCTATATATAGGAAAATGCCCCAAGATAATATACCCTAACATACCTCAATCCAAACTGAGCATGTGTTTCTTTGGCTCAGTACCAGACTGAACTTAAAAAGTGCCTGAAATAAGCAAGAACTGAAGAGTACAAACCTGGCACAGCATCACTGGATGCCAAGTGTCTGCTGATGTCTTTGGGTCATAGAGTCCAGCCAGCCATTGACAGCAAAGgattttaacccaaatatgaaatataaagaGCTTATTCTAGTTTATGTTAACTTGTTACTTTCTGCCTCCTATCTTCCTACTGTCTTCCTGTGGATGTAATCACACTAAATTTAAAGCACTTTAACCCCAGAGGTAACGTTTCATATAAATTCAAACAAtgcaataaaatgtacaactttcTGACTGAACTGTAAATACTGTTAGTCAATTCTGCAATTGAGATAATTGAGTTGCTGTTGCTAATGTGAACCTAGTCATATGAAATGGTACTCACAGGGTCAGGTCTGTTTAGTTTGGTGTGTCAGGTGCAAAGACAATATCAGCTGGAATTACAATATAGTGGGAGGCTTTTTAGCTGTGTACTGCTGTCAAAGCAAAGGGTTTTGATGCCCTGTACAGTACTGAAGGATTCTTCCTGTTATGTACAAATAGAAAGCTTTGTTTGCCAaatatgtctctctttctcagagTACAAACAATTTCCAGTTGAAGCATTTATCTGATGCTGTTGAGGATCCAGAGCTTTGAGTGTATGACTAGGTGGATCTCATTGTTTTGCTCGGGGAGCCTCTGACAGGACACACGGCTGCTGATACAATATCACCAGAAGTGAACCTGGGACCTTCCAGTTGTGGGGCGGTCTCTCTACTCTGAATCTAACCTGCTGAAGACATTGCCAGGAGATTTCTCTTGGTGCCGGCTGACAGTTCTTTGTGGCGTTCATCCTCTGCACCTGTTTTACGACCGAAGGGGATAGAGGTGGTTTGGACCATGACTTCCTCAGTCCCTGAAAGTTATGGGCAAACAGCATGTGAGCTGAGCTTTCACTGCCACTCAAAATTGTGATTGGGAGAGCTTTATAGGTGCAGAATTGAGCTGTGAGTCTTATTAGGCTTTCCGTTTGAGTGTGCACACAGTCTGACAGCAAAGTACAAGGAGAAATCTTTTTCTCTCAACAGTTTACTGTCTGTTCTGTTCACCGCCACATCCATCACTCCCCTCCTCTGCAGGCTGGCCACGTAGTTTTTGGTTTGTCATTGGTCACTTTGGATGGATTGTGATTAGCATACCTCAACAATAGGAGctgattgtttgtgttgttgctgtgttgGACCCTTCACTTTGTATTGATCTGGCATTGATAAACTTGCAGGTAGCATTGATCAAAGGGCGAGTGTGTTCATTTCAGTTGACAGTTGAAGGGCATGTGCTTGCACTGTTTTGTGCAGGTTGTATTGTGTTTGTTGACTCACTAGAGGCAAGATGGGTAAAGCGCTGCTGCTTCATCCTCAGAAATAAACcttgtttattttcattgaTATGCTGCATCCCTTTTGGAGGCTGTAGTTTATGGTGCTGTTGAATTATGTTGTGTTATACTGAGAGGTGTTTgttctgaaatgttttgtcaagagcaaaaataaaatgctagAAAAACCTCTGAGGATTATGCAATACAATTCAGTAAAAACACCATGAACTACAGCCTCTGAAATGGCCATAAATTTGAATCGGGCAATTCAATAGAAACTGAACATTATACCCTTCATGAAGGTAAGATTTACTGCCAGGCTGCTGCATTGGACTGCCAGCTGAGTGTTGTTATCGgtgtagctaaaaaaaaacaacaacgtgtAATCGCTTACTTAACATATGAAACAATATATTTTGCAATGCTTTTGGCTTTCATACAAACATATTCAAAGATCTCTGCATACTGGCTGTGTGTGAATTGTAATTCCTGCTGTATGTATAAACAGAAGCATTGATCTCTAGTGTCACCCAgagcaacagtgtggctcattgatgtgttgtgaatatttttttggacaacaatggatgTTTTTGGCACGGACGATTAAGCTATATCAGGCTTCGTCTACACAGACAGGACTTGTTGGTGGGATCAatgcattgttggttttggagCCTCTTCGTGGGATTTTtctgacaataagaaaaatacagaatacCACCAGACAATACAATCAAACAAGATGTTGTCAGAATGATCACGTGCACTGCATTAACAGAACATTATCTCTGTTTGTCCCGCTCCCTCTCAGTACAAACAAGTGGAGCAGTATATGTCCTTCCACAAGCTGCCGTCTGACTTCCGACAGAAAATCCATGACTACTATGAGCACAGATACCAAGGCAAGATGTTTGATGAGGAGAGCATCTTGGGAGAACTCAGCGAGCCCCTCAGAGAGGTGAGACATAAACCCACTATAAGACACATTTTGAGATGCTTAAGATGTTTGAGATGCTTAAAATGATTCACTGTGTCCACTGTGATCTTGAcattttttctgcctttattttgtaGTTTGTCTTCGCATATACTCACAAGATTTTTTCTCCTGAAAATTTGTATACTCAAACTCACCATTAATGCATGCAGAAAGAAACACTTGACTGCAGTGTGGTGAGTGTGTCCAATCAATGTGTCTTTTCTTAGGAAATTGTAAACTTCAACTGTCGCAAGCTGGTGGCATCCATGCCGCTGTTTGCCAACGCAGAGCCAAACTTTGTGACGGCCATGTTGACCAAGCTGCGTTTTGAGGTATTCCAGCCGCATGATTACATTATAAGGGAAGGCACCATTGGTAAGAAAATGTACTTCATTCAGCACGGAGTCTGCAGCGTCATCACTAAGGGCACTCTGGCAATGAAGCTTTCTGACGGCTCTTATTTTGGAGGTAGGACACAGTTTGTGGCTTACACATAGTTTTTCTGGTGGTGCCATTTTCTTTTTCGAAGCTGATGCACTGTCTCCTTCCTCGTTTCAGAGATCTGTTTATTGACGAGGGGTCGGCGAACAGCCAGCGTTCGAGCAGAGACTTACTGTCGACTCTACTCTCTGTCTGTTGACCATTTCAATGAGGTGCTGGAAGAATATCCCATGATGAGACGCGCCTTCGAGACTGTTGCCATCGACCGTCTAGACCGTATTGGTAAAACGTTGCTCCAATGCATGCCCACAGTACATAGGCTTAGAGGCTGAAATCTGTGTACACTGATGACTAGCAGTACAAAAGCATGTAACACATGTATTGCATTATTGTAAGTCATTGcatacagctttaaaatgaacCCAAATGCACAGAGAACAATATAATATTGTGCTTAGGAAATGTGTCCAGAAAATTTATGTTGAAATAGGAAGTAAAATGACCCATGCTGTTCCCTCAGAATGACAGGGGAAACTGTAACAGTAGATGAGAGTACAGGGTGACACATCTATTTCCCTCAGGGCTTGTTCTGCTAGAGGATGTACCTAATGTGAAGGACATAATATCTAACTcatataactctctctttcCAAATCCTCTCGTTTCCATATATTGTTCTGCTTTTTGCCCCCTCTGCCTcattctttctcctctctgttgGTAGCTCTTTAATAATCAATCCATGTATTTATTTCTACAGGTAAAAAGAACTCCATCCTGTTGCACAAGGTTCAGCATGATCTCAACTCTGGTGTCTTCAACAACCAGGAGAACGAGATGATCCAAGAGATTGTCAAGTACGACCGTGAGATGGTGAAGCTGGTGGACCTACAGCGGCCGCGGGCCATGTCAATGACCCCTTCCATCGGCGGTATCTTTGCTCCCCCCGGCCAGCCGCAGTCAGGCTCTGCTATCGCCACTCTTCAGCAGGCTGTGGCCATGAGCTTTTGTCCTCAAATGGCGAGTCCCCTGGTGGGTCCAGGGACTCTGCAGTCTCCTCGTATGGTGCGAAGGTTCCACGTGATGCAGAGCCTGGCCAGCCCAGTCTCCATGTCTCCTCTTCAGTCTCAACCCCCTCAGGCGTTCGGAGGGGCGTTTGGATCTGCAATCTCCAGCCCGCCTGTCCAAAGCCCGCTTGCAGCTTCTGGACGGACTTTCCAATACATGGCGAACGCAGGACCCTCTGGTTCCCAGTTGTCCCTAGTACAGCACCATGCACCCAGCCCCACACAGACCCAGCAGAGGCCTGCCTCACACAAGAGCACCCACTCCCTTCATACGGGTAGCTTGAGCCAGGATACCCGGGCCCTGTCTGCCTCTCAGCTTTCACTCCCCCAGGAGGGAACACCACAAGCTGCCTCTGCAGCCCCCAGCCCCCCACCATCCACCCGCACATCCAACAACTCCATCGGCCCCCCTCAGCCCTCTCACCCCAGCCAGCCAGGGCCCTCGGGGGTTGGGAGATCGGTAGGAGCTCAACAAAGGGTGGCCTTTGCCTCCACACCCCCTCCCGGCGGACATGCTGGAATGGGGGCAGTAGCAGCAGCTGCTGGATCAGGACCTCCAGACTCTGGAGTTCCCAAGAAAGATTCAATTGTCAGCCTTCCAGAGCTAGACTCTGCCAGATCCCGGCTGTCTTCCAACTTGTGACCCTGGTAGAGTTCAGGAAAGAGGCCTTTTTTGTAGGAGAATCTGTTTGTTTTGGGTCAGTAAAGCTGATCTGTCAGCCTGCAAAATGACCAATCAGCTACCGCCAGGGCCACCAGTCATTCGACCTGGATGCACTGTGTGCTGGTCTCAGCAGAAGGAAAAGAGCAACTCAAAATCTTGAGACACTTTGGCTAGGAGGAGTCTATACAATTAAACTAGTATAACTTAAGGTTGAACTGGTCTACTGTGCCAGCACCTTTAGTCTTAGTATCACCCCTTACACTCTGCTTCCAAACACCTACTGTATATCGCTGTCTTTACTGTAAAGATCTGAAGAAAAGTATGATTTGTGTAACTATTGCATACTGTGTAGAATCCATGCAATGCAATCTAGCAGGAGCtggatttaaaaatgaaaatcaggGACTTGAGGTCAAATGACAATGACATTTTAAGCGTTCAAAAAGTGTTTTGAGTGTAATTTTTTCCGTATAAGCTGTCGTAGCAAAAGAACACATTGCTCTTCATATTGTTTAAAATAGTAGTAAAAATAGTGTTTTAGACCGCTGGTCGATCTTACATCGATGTGTAAATAGTTGATGAAAAAAGTACGGAGGGATATTATATTCATTGTATCTACCCAAACCAAAGTTGAGCTTGAACACAaagtgtggttgtgtctgtatCAACTAAAAAAGAAACATAGAAGAAAATGCCATTTATTTAACTGCCTTGATTCAACGTTAGAAGCCATATGtttggtttgtgtgtatgtatatatgtgggTGTAAGTTTGTGTGCGTGAGTTTGTTGGtacgttttggtttattttcagAGAatggactcacacacactcaacacttGCTTTGTCAAGCGTGATTGGTTTGACATGCTGACAGTGGCACTGACCTGTTTTCATGAAACATCTGGGAGGCGGTCAGCTGTTTGGTCAGCGCACTGATTGTAACGCTGAAGGCAAAGGTGGTTAAATAGTCTGAGCTTTATTGAAAGGAAACATTTGTGAACAACCCATACTGTATACTTGCTTGTTTTTGTCTAGGTTTATTGATTAACACATGCAATATAATTCTGCAATACTCTACCCCgcctatatataaatatatatgaatataaatatcTATACATATGCTGTACAGGAaagttttccttttgttttctttttaatgtgaaATCTTAAAGAATCCAGCAGCTATTGTGGCTTCACTTGAAGTATTGTAATCCAGTGACCATGTTGTTACCTTAACCAAAAATGTTGGGAGGGAATGAGAGGACGTGCAGTGTCATTTTCGTAAAAACAGACAGGACAAACTGCTTAAAACTGGTTTGGAGTCCCAGGAGGAATCCACGCTTTTAGTTCAGCAAATCAGATCCtccaaaatgtcactttaaagcccatttgaatatattaaatTGTAAGATCAGTGGTGATGGGCAATATGGGGCACGGATGCCTcacgtaaaaaaaacaactctttgCTCCATATCAGTCTTTATGTGCCCCATATTACCCCAAACTCCCACAAATGTCTCAACATTTGGATCCAGAACAAACCTATTGTTCAAATTTTGGGATTGGGTTTAGGCTTTGGTTATATTTGTTCTAAATATTCTGATCCTGTTGAAGCTAAAAGCCTTCTCTTGCTGAATGTATGCCATAGGAGAAGGAAGACAGCTAATCAGATATAAACTGCCATGTAAATAAAGGGACAGAGATTCAAAGAGGCTTTTATGATGCAAGGGGGTTGTGGGCATTGCTGTACGTGTTGCTCAAAATGAAAATCAATGCTCCATTCTTACAAAAACCCATGCAGTACTTCTCCTGGATCAATTAACTGGTTAAACTGTAAAGGACGAAGAGTGAATCCAATTGGGAAAGAAAATAGGCAGCTGATTCAATGTGTTAaacaaacactgcattcaaatttTTCCAGCTCTGACCATCGATCTGGAGCCAAACTGTAAAATCGATGCAGTGGACATTTCACTCAGGTTTGCTACCTTTCCAGAGAGATGTATTGCTTGCCACACCAGGCTTGTGGACAATTGATTTACAGTACGTAGACTTGTCTGTCCTCCCATAATCAACTTGATTTAACCGTGCTGAAAGATTCCCCTTGAATTTTGATTGGCGTAGAAAAACAAGGATCTATCGAGTGGAGTTAGAACCCTCACAATGTTATTAACAAAACTGGCTGCCGTTTTGTTTTGATCACTTGAGAGCTGTTTAAATCTTAAAACAAGGTGTAAGTGATTGTTTTTATCCAAGGGCTTCATTATACGGCTTATAAACCCTTGGCTCATTGTCACTTTTCATTCGATcagtaacatgcaataaaccttGTTCTTTGTCCTACCTGGGTCACAGTGCTACCCGCAACCCGCTCCATCAGCAACACGGGAACTTTGTATTGCTTTTTTCCTATGGGAAGGTACATGCCAAAATGCCAATACGAATGTGAATGAAATGAGTCCATTTGAGTCAATAGCTGTTGTGTGCTTCAATACTGTTCCAGTGCAATCAAATGGTCCTCTTCCCTATTCCTTTGTGCTAATACCAGAGTTTGCCCTATTAAGCTGCTATCAGGACTGCGCTGATATTATTTGAATGAGTCCAGTCAGTGAGAGCAAGATGGAAGGAGAGTTAAAGAGCTAATGTTTCAGGCAATATCAGGCACCGTCTCTGTTTCATTGCATCCATCCAGTAAGATACTGTAGTGTGTAATTCACTCCCACTCAAATGATGGCATCCCAGACACTTTGAACAGTACCACTCTGTTTCAACCCTCAGCCATGAGGCTGATACAGCCCTGGCCAAGCACATACTTCTGTCAGTTatctgttttgtgtctgtgtcacaAGTGTGTTCAGTTAGTTGGCTTCCAGCCCCCGAcgaactgtgtgtgtgatatagcGCTGTATTTGCCTGATGACGGGGGGTTCAAAGTGCGATTGTTTAATGGTTCTTCTTCTGGACCGTGCTGTGAAGTGGGATTGAAATCCCTCAAACATAGACACTGACTGACAATTATTGAGAACATCTAAGTTTCAAACCTCTCATTCTTGCTGTACCAGATATTAAGGGTACTGAATGCCTTGGTGTTGATATGTTAGCAAATCAGGGTAttctttttgtttgtaaaaGTGTCTTTGATTTATCtgtatattttgtttaattattgtttttgcAATGTGCCCCATGCACATGGACTGTATATACCTTGTGCCTAGTATCTAGTTTCCACATAGTCTATTTTTGTGGTATGTATGTGCctgtaaaaatgcaaatatgtgtttttattttcaacttgcaatatatgtaaaaaatgaaaaaaaaaacattacataaaGACTAGTATTGCTgaattaaaatgacaatgtCAGTATATATAATTTTCCCTGATTTGGGAAACACaaaattgcacatttttgttgGTGTGAGCCTTCCAACACCATGAGCGCTGTACTCTGTACTTTCATGGTATACACAGAGATGTGGGGcacattgttgtgttttaccACAACCTGCTgtaaaagaaacattttctaCAGTGAGAGGGTGAGCTCTGACAGGCTTCTGGTGGATATCGGCAGTCTAGATGTTAGCTTAGATGATCTGCTTGCTGCACAGAGccaaaaatgacaaagaaaaattataaataaaattcctGCACAACATAAATACAGGAACAAAACTGTGCACATGCTGGTAAAATCTTTCTCAAACAATATTGCTGCACAGGTCTTCAAACTCTGATGCTGGTTGCACAATAATCTGGtttgccataaaaaaaaaaaaagatttctccAAGGCTGAATTGGCTCACGATTCACAGCAGTCACAGTCTCGGCTCCCGGGTTGAGTTACCTTGACAGATAACAGCAGAGTGCATGCTTGTATTTTTCTTATCTAAGCAGAGTTCTGTGTACGATTCTTAGTGGGACCTTCAAATCTAGACATTGTCGTACCAACTACTCTACAATGATTTTGTTTCGTCTTAACCTTTGTGTCGTAGCTACTGTAGCCTGCTTAGCTTACCTAAGCCTTCTCTCTGCTTCAGGACTGTGTATTGTGTGCttgagtttgtgtgtgcgtgtgtgttttcctgtgcCTTTCCTTCTATAATGTTGGTCCCACTTGAGAATATGATGCCATTTAGGGGTTTGAAACCCATGTGAAGCTGAGAGAGAAGCCAGCACAAGCTGGAAAGTGTTACACGGTCACAACTCCACTTCTAAAAAAGCAACACTGTAATGCGCCTAGAAAAAGACTCCAGCACATCCCTAGACTAAGTAGCATTCCACAGCCTGCATGAGCAGCTCGGTGTGGACATCCAGACACACTTTTTACCAGCACCATGTAGACAACAGCACAGATATCTGACACAGCATGTGtcctctctctcgttctctctggAGGCCAATCTGCAAACATCTCAGGCTGTGCTCTGCTTCTGCTCTTAACAAAAAGGTTCAAGTATTTCAGAACTCCAGCTCTGTCTAAGTTGATGTCTACAATCCAGGGACAAATCAGCTCCCAGCCCGAGCCGCAGCACTTCCAAATCGATCTAAAAGCATCAGGGGGATACTTGGAATGCTGGCGATATTTGTCGCCGTCCAGTCCTTTCAGACTGAGATGCACAGCTGGCAGCAACGGGCGCGGGGGCTGATTTGAGCCTGCGTCCAAAAGGCTGTCTTGTCCACCACCTCTGCTGGCTGAGAACACAAAGCCACACCTTGGTCTCTCTCAATAAGCTGGTCTGTCAGTCAGTGGCAATGTCGTTTAAGCGTTCGTAAAAAGACGATACATTGTTGTGCAATAAAAAGATGAGCGCATTGGCATACTTACCTCTGTGTGTGGACTTTAATTCATtggtgtgtgtctttgttggcCGGCATGCTGTGTTGGATGCAGTGCATGTGAACATTTAACCTATGATTGGTAGCTGCGATACACATGCACCTCAACCTTGTAAACCAGCCAGCAACCCCTCCACCCTCGTTCTACCCCACATCAGatcagatctctctctctctctgcagacagGGGCTCTGCTGCATCCCTGATGAGATGTCTGAGCAAAGTCTAAGAGcttcccactgtgtgtgtgtgggtgtgggtgtgtgtgtgtatgtataagcACATTAATTCCTGTACCTaagagcgtgtgtgtgcacatgcaagCCCTAGTTTTGTATTTGTCTGATATGGAGAGAGAGTAAATGAACCAGtggcaggagtgtgtgtgtgtgtgtgtgtgtgtgtgtgtgtgagaaagtgtgagtgggtgtgtgcGTCAGAGATGAGGGCAGTCCAAGGACACACTCCTCTGGCAGCCTGGGAGCAGCCCCCACCCATTCCCTCTCTGTCTATTCCCCCCCACACTGCTGTCTGGATCCTCAGCTATGCTGAGATAGAAAGATAAAAATGACATGCAAGTTGAGGTTTGGACACAGGGCTTTACACCATTCATGTTGCCTCCTCAGGTCTACATGCAGCTGGTACAAATGTGGGTGAGGCCATCCGCAGTGGGTGGACGTAGTTTTACCTTGACGTGACataatgtcctctctctcttccgctctattgacacacacacactctctctctctctccctctctctatccatttcattttaattcaaTGAGGAAGCAATGTACTGATAGTGGCTGCAGGTAGATTCTACACCAAGTTGTGAAGCTATATGTGGTCTGAGTATATACTTTCATCCTGTATATGGCAGAGGATTGTCCTCTACCTGGTTTCCTCTGCAGTGCTGGTCCTCTACTGTGTCCCTGGCTGTCCTACTTCAATTAATCATCAACATCTCCCGCACTACCCCCCAGGCTGTTTACCTCCAGAGGGCTATTTGCTTATTTAGCTGCTTACTGGTAACGCCGTCCCCCTCCCATCCATCTCCTTCCCAGTTCCCTCGCACTGCTCCTTGACTGGACGCAAACTCCCTAATTTGCCCGTTTTTAGAAGCTAAAACATTTGTGTCCCCTGGGTTTTTGACCAGCGAAATCAACATTTTCAGCAAACTGCGATTCATAAGGACATGTGCAGTTTGTTATTGTTGTAACATTTGCAAGTGTGGATGTGCACAGGGAactttatgtgtgtgcgtggaAAGAAGACAGAGGCACAAAGGTTCGCCCTTCTGC
It encodes the following:
- the LOC114565792 gene encoding potassium/sodium hyperpolarization-activated cyclic nucleotide-gated channel 2, yielding MKCNKNGECRRDSGTGSLRSIISKQEKQTGGSGRAEDGGSTKRGARNSTTASMDGSITPGGSMSGGHGGESANPGTTPVSSGVPEKKDSRVSFSNAPSRKASSSLHGPTQTQTQQPRNSVTFLKSEDGPPIVPAEDAEPRGSQTTFMQRQFSNMLQPGVNKFSLRMYGSQKAVEREQERVKSAGNWIIHPYSDFRFYWDFTMLLFMVGNLIIIPVGITFFKEETTTPWIIFNVVSDTFFLMDLVLNFRTGIIIEDNSDIILDPKTIKKKYLKTWFIVDFVSSIPVDYIFLIVEKGIDSEVYKTARALRIVRFTKILSLLRLLRLSRLIRYIHQWEEIFHMTYDLASAVMRIFNLIGMMLLLCHWDGCLQFLVPMLQDFPSDCWVSLNKMENDTWSELYSFAVFKAMSHMLCIGYGRQAPESLSDIWLTMLSMIVGATCYAVFIGHATALIQSLDSSRRQYQEKYKQVEQYMSFHKLPSDFRQKIHDYYEHRYQGKMFDEESILGELSEPLREEIVNFNCRKLVASMPLFANAEPNFVTAMLTKLRFEVFQPHDYIIREGTIGKKMYFIQHGVCSVITKGTLAMKLSDGSYFGEICLLTRGRRTASVRAETYCRLYSLSVDHFNEVLEEYPMMRRAFETVAIDRLDRIGKKNSILLHKVQHDLNSGVFNNQENEMIQEIVKYDREMVKLVDLQRPRAMSMTPSIGGIFAPPGQPQSGSAIATLQQAVAMSFCPQMASPLVGPGTLQSPRMVRRFHVMQSLASPVSMSPLQSQPPQAFGGAFGSAISSPPVQSPLAASGRTFQYMANAGPSGSQLSLVQHHAPSPTQTQQRPASHKSTHSLHTGSLSQDTRALSASQLSLPQEGTPQAASAAPSPPPSTRTSNNSIGPPQPSHPSQPGPSGVGRSVGAQQRVAFASTPPPGGHAGMGAVAAAAGSGPPDSGVPKKDSIVSLPELDSARSRLSSNL